The following proteins are encoded in a genomic region of Coffea eugenioides isolate CCC68of chromosome 6, Ceug_1.0, whole genome shotgun sequence:
- the LOC113776070 gene encoding homeobox protein knotted-1-like 11 isoform X3 has product MAYEDHHLSHSSQEEMALHHFHHFTTSTTTTDPHHHHHHHHPTASSVLRSSIHSPPDTPTSAAVAGNPPPPPSWLLNSSILRGPHHHPSQQQPDAAATSNFLHQLQASNDDVSHLDHSPTAAMSMVHKRLKDNHANNNNGSDHQAPAVMVNDEWEKDKCKAEILNHPLYDQLLSAHVSCLRIATPVDQLPRIDAQLAQSQHVVAKYSSVLRGHDPHQQALDDKDLDHFMTHYVLLLSSFKEQLQQHVRVHAMEAVMACWELEQSLQSLTGVAPSEGTGATMSDDDDDQADSDTNLFEGSLDGQDSMGFGPLTPTESERSLMERVRQELKHELKQGYKEKIVDIREEILRKRRAGKLPGDTTSLLKAWWQSHSKWPYPTEEDKARLVQETGLQLKQINNWFINQRKRNWHSNPSSSSSQKSKRKRLID; this is encoded by the exons ATGGCGTACGAGGACCACCACCTCTCCCATTCTTCTCAAGAAGAAATGGCTCTCCACCACTTCCACCACTTTACAACTAGTACCACCACAACCGACCCCCACCACCACCATCACCATCACCATCCCACCGCCTCCTCCGTCCTACGCTCTTCCATCCACTCCCCTCCCGACACCCCTACCTCCGCCGCTGTAGCCGGCAACCCTCCTCCTCCCCCTTCCTGGCTCCTCAACTCCTCGATTCTCAGGGGGCCGCACCATCACCCCTCGCAGCAACAGCCCGACGCTGCCGCCACCAGTAATTTCCTCCACCAGCTTCAGGCCTCCAACGACGACGTCTCTCACCTCGACCACAGCCCCACGGCCGCCATGAGCATGGTACACAAGCGGCTCAAGGATAATCACGCTAACAATAACAACGGCAGCGATCATCAAGCCCCGGCAGTAATGGTGAATGATGAGTGGGAGAAGGACAAGTGTAAGGCCGAGATATTGAACCATCCCTTGTATGATCAGTTGCTTTCCGCCCACGTGTCGTGCTTGAGGATCGCTACCCCGGTCGACCAGCTCCCCAGGATCGACGCTCAGCTCGCTCAGTCCCAGCACGTCGTCGCTAAGTACTCGTCGGTGCTCCGGGGTCACGATCCTCACCAACAGGCTCTTGATGATAAAGACCTCGATCACTTCATG ACACATTATGTTCTGTTGCTCTCTTCCTTCAAAGAACAACTGCAACAACATGTCCGTGTTCATGCAATGGAAGCAGTCATGGCTTGTTGGGAGCTTGAGCAATCTTTGCAAAGCTTAACAG GGGTGGCGCCCAGTGAAGGTACGGGAGCTACTATgtctgatgatgatgatgatcaggCAGATAGCGACACAAATTTGTTTGAGGGAAGTTTAGATGGCCAAGACAGCATGGGATTTGGTCCTCTTACGCCTACTGAAAGTGAAAGGTCTCTGATGGAGCGAGTTAGACAAGAACTGAAACATGAACTCAAACAG GGATACAAGGAGAAGATCGTGGACATCAGAGAAGAAATTTTACGTAAAAGAAGGGCGGGAAAGCTGCCTGGTGACACCACATCCCTCTTAAAAGCTTGGTGGCAATCGCATTCCAAATGGCCTTATCCAACA GAGGAAGACAAAGCCAGGCTAGTGCAGGAAACTGGGTTGCAACTAAAGCAGATAAATAATTGGTTCATCAACCAAAGGAAAAGGAATTGGCATAGCAACCCTTCTTCATCCTCTTCTCAAAAGAGCAAGCGCAAGAG GTTGATCGACTAA
- the LOC113776070 gene encoding homeobox protein knotted-1-like 11 isoform X2, with translation MAYEDHHLSHSSQEEMALHHFHHFTTSTTTTDPHHHHHHHHPTASSVLRSSIHSPPDTPTSAAVAGNPPPPPSWLLNSSILRGPHHHPSQQQPDAAATSNFLHQLQASNDDVSHLDHSPTAAMSMVHKRLKDNHANNNNGSDHQAPAVMVNDEWEKDKCKAEILNHPLYDQLLSAHVSCLRIATPVDQLPRIDAQLAQSQHVVAKYSSVLRGHDPHQQALDDKDLDHFMTHYVLLLSSFKEQLQQHVRVHAMEAVMACWELEQSLQSLTGVAPSEGTGATMSDDDDDQADSDTNLFEGSLDGQDSMGFGPLTPTESERSLMERVRQELKHELKQGYKEKIVDIREEILRKRRAGKLPGDTTSLLKAWWQSHSKWPYPTEEDKARLVQETGLQLKQINNWFINQRKRNWHSNPSSSSSQKSKRKSAGEKSSNEQFM, from the exons ATGGCGTACGAGGACCACCACCTCTCCCATTCTTCTCAAGAAGAAATGGCTCTCCACCACTTCCACCACTTTACAACTAGTACCACCACAACCGACCCCCACCACCACCATCACCATCACCATCCCACCGCCTCCTCCGTCCTACGCTCTTCCATCCACTCCCCTCCCGACACCCCTACCTCCGCCGCTGTAGCCGGCAACCCTCCTCCTCCCCCTTCCTGGCTCCTCAACTCCTCGATTCTCAGGGGGCCGCACCATCACCCCTCGCAGCAACAGCCCGACGCTGCCGCCACCAGTAATTTCCTCCACCAGCTTCAGGCCTCCAACGACGACGTCTCTCACCTCGACCACAGCCCCACGGCCGCCATGAGCATGGTACACAAGCGGCTCAAGGATAATCACGCTAACAATAACAACGGCAGCGATCATCAAGCCCCGGCAGTAATGGTGAATGATGAGTGGGAGAAGGACAAGTGTAAGGCCGAGATATTGAACCATCCCTTGTATGATCAGTTGCTTTCCGCCCACGTGTCGTGCTTGAGGATCGCTACCCCGGTCGACCAGCTCCCCAGGATCGACGCTCAGCTCGCTCAGTCCCAGCACGTCGTCGCTAAGTACTCGTCGGTGCTCCGGGGTCACGATCCTCACCAACAGGCTCTTGATGATAAAGACCTCGATCACTTCATG ACACATTATGTTCTGTTGCTCTCTTCCTTCAAAGAACAACTGCAACAACATGTCCGTGTTCATGCAATGGAAGCAGTCATGGCTTGTTGGGAGCTTGAGCAATCTTTGCAAAGCTTAACAG GGGTGGCGCCCAGTGAAGGTACGGGAGCTACTATgtctgatgatgatgatgatcaggCAGATAGCGACACAAATTTGTTTGAGGGAAGTTTAGATGGCCAAGACAGCATGGGATTTGGTCCTCTTACGCCTACTGAAAGTGAAAGGTCTCTGATGGAGCGAGTTAGACAAGAACTGAAACATGAACTCAAACAG GGATACAAGGAGAAGATCGTGGACATCAGAGAAGAAATTTTACGTAAAAGAAGGGCGGGAAAGCTGCCTGGTGACACCACATCCCTCTTAAAAGCTTGGTGGCAATCGCATTCCAAATGGCCTTATCCAACA GAGGAAGACAAAGCCAGGCTAGTGCAGGAAACTGGGTTGCAACTAAAGCAGATAAATAATTGGTTCATCAACCAAAGGAAAAGGAATTGGCATAGCAACCCTTCTTCATCCTCTTCTCAAAAGAGCAAGCGCAAGAG TGCAGGTGAAAAATCCAGCAACGAGCAATTTATGTGA
- the LOC113776070 gene encoding homeobox protein knotted-1-like 11 isoform X1, which yields MAYEDHHLSHSSQEEMALHHFHHFTTSTTTTDPHHHHHHHHPTASSVLRSSIHSPPDTPTSAAVAGNPPPPPSWLLNSSILRGPHHHPSQQQPDAAATSNFLHQLQASNDDVSHLDHSPTAAMSMVHKRLKDNHANNNNGSDHQAPAVMVNDEWEKDKCKAEILNHPLYDQLLSAHVSCLRIATPVDQLPRIDAQLAQSQHVVAKYSSVLRGHDPHQQALDDKDLDHFMTHYVLLLSSFKEQLQQHVRVHAMEAVMACWELEQSLQSLTGVAPSEGTGATMSDDDDDQADSDTNLFEGSLDGQDSMGFGPLTPTESERSLMERVRQELKHELKQGYKEKIVDIREEILRKRRAGKLPGDTTSLLKAWWQSHSKWPYPTEEDKARLVQETGLQLKQINNWFINQRKRNWHSNPSSSSSQKSKRKSSAGEKSSNEQFM from the exons ATGGCGTACGAGGACCACCACCTCTCCCATTCTTCTCAAGAAGAAATGGCTCTCCACCACTTCCACCACTTTACAACTAGTACCACCACAACCGACCCCCACCACCACCATCACCATCACCATCCCACCGCCTCCTCCGTCCTACGCTCTTCCATCCACTCCCCTCCCGACACCCCTACCTCCGCCGCTGTAGCCGGCAACCCTCCTCCTCCCCCTTCCTGGCTCCTCAACTCCTCGATTCTCAGGGGGCCGCACCATCACCCCTCGCAGCAACAGCCCGACGCTGCCGCCACCAGTAATTTCCTCCACCAGCTTCAGGCCTCCAACGACGACGTCTCTCACCTCGACCACAGCCCCACGGCCGCCATGAGCATGGTACACAAGCGGCTCAAGGATAATCACGCTAACAATAACAACGGCAGCGATCATCAAGCCCCGGCAGTAATGGTGAATGATGAGTGGGAGAAGGACAAGTGTAAGGCCGAGATATTGAACCATCCCTTGTATGATCAGTTGCTTTCCGCCCACGTGTCGTGCTTGAGGATCGCTACCCCGGTCGACCAGCTCCCCAGGATCGACGCTCAGCTCGCTCAGTCCCAGCACGTCGTCGCTAAGTACTCGTCGGTGCTCCGGGGTCACGATCCTCACCAACAGGCTCTTGATGATAAAGACCTCGATCACTTCATG ACACATTATGTTCTGTTGCTCTCTTCCTTCAAAGAACAACTGCAACAACATGTCCGTGTTCATGCAATGGAAGCAGTCATGGCTTGTTGGGAGCTTGAGCAATCTTTGCAAAGCTTAACAG GGGTGGCGCCCAGTGAAGGTACGGGAGCTACTATgtctgatgatgatgatgatcaggCAGATAGCGACACAAATTTGTTTGAGGGAAGTTTAGATGGCCAAGACAGCATGGGATTTGGTCCTCTTACGCCTACTGAAAGTGAAAGGTCTCTGATGGAGCGAGTTAGACAAGAACTGAAACATGAACTCAAACAG GGATACAAGGAGAAGATCGTGGACATCAGAGAAGAAATTTTACGTAAAAGAAGGGCGGGAAAGCTGCCTGGTGACACCACATCCCTCTTAAAAGCTTGGTGGCAATCGCATTCCAAATGGCCTTATCCAACA GAGGAAGACAAAGCCAGGCTAGTGCAGGAAACTGGGTTGCAACTAAAGCAGATAAATAATTGGTTCATCAACCAAAGGAAAAGGAATTGGCATAGCAACCCTTCTTCATCCTCTTCTCAAAAGAGCAAGCGCAAGAG TAGTGCAGGTGAAAAATCCAGCAACGAGCAATTTATGTGA
- the LOC113776070 gene encoding homeobox protein knotted-1-like 11 isoform X4 has protein sequence MAYEDHHLSHSSQEEMALHHFHHFTTSTTTTDPHHHHHHHHPTASSVLRSSIHSPPDTPTSAAVAGNPPPPPSWLLNSSILRGPHHHPSQQQPDAAATSNFLHQLQASNDDVSHLDHSPTAAMSMVHKRLKDNHANNNNGSDHQAPAVMVNDEWEKDKCKAEILNHPLYDQLLSAHVSCLRIATPVDQLPRIDAQLAQSQHVVAKYSSVLRGHDPHQQALDDKDLDHFMTHYVLLLSSFKEQLQQHVRVHAMEAVMACWELEQSLQSLTGVAPSEGTGATMSDDDDDQADSDTNLFEGSLDGQDSMGFGPLTPTESERSLMERVRQELKHELKQGYKEKIVDIREEILRKRRAGKLPGDTTSLLKAWWQSHSKWPYPTEEDKARLVQETGLQLKQINNWFINQRKRNWHSNPSSSSSQKSKRKR, from the exons ATGGCGTACGAGGACCACCACCTCTCCCATTCTTCTCAAGAAGAAATGGCTCTCCACCACTTCCACCACTTTACAACTAGTACCACCACAACCGACCCCCACCACCACCATCACCATCACCATCCCACCGCCTCCTCCGTCCTACGCTCTTCCATCCACTCCCCTCCCGACACCCCTACCTCCGCCGCTGTAGCCGGCAACCCTCCTCCTCCCCCTTCCTGGCTCCTCAACTCCTCGATTCTCAGGGGGCCGCACCATCACCCCTCGCAGCAACAGCCCGACGCTGCCGCCACCAGTAATTTCCTCCACCAGCTTCAGGCCTCCAACGACGACGTCTCTCACCTCGACCACAGCCCCACGGCCGCCATGAGCATGGTACACAAGCGGCTCAAGGATAATCACGCTAACAATAACAACGGCAGCGATCATCAAGCCCCGGCAGTAATGGTGAATGATGAGTGGGAGAAGGACAAGTGTAAGGCCGAGATATTGAACCATCCCTTGTATGATCAGTTGCTTTCCGCCCACGTGTCGTGCTTGAGGATCGCTACCCCGGTCGACCAGCTCCCCAGGATCGACGCTCAGCTCGCTCAGTCCCAGCACGTCGTCGCTAAGTACTCGTCGGTGCTCCGGGGTCACGATCCTCACCAACAGGCTCTTGATGATAAAGACCTCGATCACTTCATG ACACATTATGTTCTGTTGCTCTCTTCCTTCAAAGAACAACTGCAACAACATGTCCGTGTTCATGCAATGGAAGCAGTCATGGCTTGTTGGGAGCTTGAGCAATCTTTGCAAAGCTTAACAG GGGTGGCGCCCAGTGAAGGTACGGGAGCTACTATgtctgatgatgatgatgatcaggCAGATAGCGACACAAATTTGTTTGAGGGAAGTTTAGATGGCCAAGACAGCATGGGATTTGGTCCTCTTACGCCTACTGAAAGTGAAAGGTCTCTGATGGAGCGAGTTAGACAAGAACTGAAACATGAACTCAAACAG GGATACAAGGAGAAGATCGTGGACATCAGAGAAGAAATTTTACGTAAAAGAAGGGCGGGAAAGCTGCCTGGTGACACCACATCCCTCTTAAAAGCTTGGTGGCAATCGCATTCCAAATGGCCTTATCCAACA GAGGAAGACAAAGCCAGGCTAGTGCAGGAAACTGGGTTGCAACTAAAGCAGATAAATAATTGGTTCATCAACCAAAGGAAAAGGAATTGGCATAGCAACCCTTCTTCATCCTCTTCTCAAAAGAGCAAGCGCAAGAG GTGA